In Gimesia benthica, a single window of DNA contains:
- a CDS encoding DUF1583 domain-containing protein has protein sequence MKCSFTAVLILILGGVPAPVLAQSETREAYFSFRGEEFDNKLLVPLGRGTVRLFQPRPEGLLFRLPAGHKLPALGISPRFQIEGDFEITAAYEVPVWKDPKAGYGMGPSLYLKLNDEAGSAVALGRLLRPEKKHVFSTMLSSTVDEKRNYDVKLYDTSVNSGKLKLVRTGGFLKFLVTEDSSNEFRELRQVELGTADVELLRLGAQQSDPETPVQVLWKDLSIKATGFPNHPDSLAKGKQLHVPSYHPAPQPESFSLYWSLAAGIGLVVVIGGVVWVRKRG, from the coding sequence ATGAAGTGTTCTTTCACTGCTGTGTTGATCCTGATTCTGGGAGGCGTTCCTGCGCCGGTGCTGGCGCAATCCGAGACGCGCGAAGCCTATTTCAGCTTTCGTGGGGAAGAGTTCGATAATAAGCTGCTCGTTCCCCTTGGCAGGGGGACAGTGCGATTGTTTCAGCCCCGTCCCGAAGGTTTGCTGTTCCGACTTCCTGCAGGACATAAGCTTCCCGCGCTGGGGATCAGCCCCCGTTTCCAGATTGAGGGGGATTTTGAAATCACTGCTGCTTACGAAGTGCCCGTCTGGAAGGATCCGAAAGCCGGCTATGGGATGGGACCGAGTCTCTACCTGAAACTGAATGACGAGGCTGGGTCAGCAGTCGCGCTGGGACGTCTGCTGCGTCCGGAAAAGAAGCATGTCTTCAGTACCATGCTCTCAAGTACGGTGGATGAGAAACGCAACTATGATGTGAAACTGTATGACACCAGCGTCAATTCCGGGAAATTAAAACTGGTTCGGACTGGGGGATTCTTGAAGTTCCTGGTCACGGAGGATTCCTCGAATGAGTTTCGTGAGTTGCGGCAGGTGGAACTGGGAACCGCCGACGTGGAGTTGCTGCGTCTGGGAGCTCAGCAGAGTGATCCGGAAACGCCGGTCCAGGTGCTCTGGAAAGATTTGAGTATCAAAGCCACCGGGTTTCCGAACCATCCCGATTCCCTCGCGAAGGGGAAACAGCTGCATGTCCCCAGCTATCATCCGGCACCTCAACCCGAATCCTTTTCCTTATATTGGAGCCTGGCAGCAGGGATTGGCCTGGTCGTGGTGATCGGCGGCGTGGTCTGGGTGCGAAAGCGCGGTTGA
- a CDS encoding tetratricopeptide repeat protein has protein sequence MNTQVSKVKSVLPGGKEKDENALAAARSMERQKEWIGAREKYESYLKKNPHSVKACHRLGIVCSHLGDTVAATRYFTQAKQLDPNNSEVLNDFGYALYQRGQYEAAEKALAAALQNDAKNPRIMNNLALVVGHQGRFKESYTMFRNIMSEAEAHANVAYIHTQRGEGELALKEYDLALSADPDLTSAGQGAAELALLKDRMLAHKTAEAEAQLAAASAEKQPQDSAKAAAPQKTRSLDKPTQLVSLKASAETRTEKRETLTQSKPASEKTKLISQVSLKKEMESAAPVKVQPFRKIPENPAPVKTATRTVSVQSKPVVTRTIPQPKVEAKPEPHLEEAPLEINPFRSLDEIEEEAPVIIRISNEVPAQEKTADPEESQFRAPGEFAQP, from the coding sequence TTGAATACACAGGTTTCCAAAGTGAAGTCTGTGCTTCCCGGTGGGAAAGAAAAAGACGAGAACGCTCTCGCTGCCGCTCGCTCAATGGAGAGACAGAAAGAGTGGATCGGCGCCAGGGAGAAATATGAATCTTACCTGAAAAAGAACCCGCACAGCGTGAAGGCCTGCCATCGCCTGGGGATTGTCTGTTCGCACCTGGGCGATACCGTTGCAGCCACCCGTTATTTCACTCAGGCCAAACAGCTTGACCCGAACAACTCAGAAGTGCTGAACGACTTCGGCTATGCCCTCTATCAGCGGGGCCAGTACGAAGCCGCTGAAAAAGCACTCGCCGCTGCTTTACAGAACGATGCTAAAAACCCGCGGATCATGAATAACCTCGCGCTGGTCGTCGGGCACCAGGGACGCTTCAAAGAGAGCTATACCATGTTCCGCAACATCATGTCGGAAGCAGAGGCGCATGCCAACGTCGCCTACATTCATACTCAGCGCGGCGAAGGGGAACTGGCTCTCAAGGAATATGACCTCGCCCTCTCGGCAGACCCGGATCTGACTTCCGCTGGACAGGGAGCAGCTGAACTGGCATTGCTCAAAGATCGCATGCTCGCCCACAAGACTGCAGAAGCGGAAGCACAACTGGCAGCAGCGTCCGCTGAAAAACAGCCCCAGGACAGTGCGAAAGCAGCTGCACCGCAGAAGACCCGGTCACTGGATAAACCCACACAACTGGTCAGCCTGAAAGCTTCTGCAGAAACCCGCACTGAAAAACGTGAAACACTGACACAAAGCAAACCAGCTTCTGAAAAAACAAAGCTGATCAGCCAGGTCTCACTGAAAAAGGAAATGGAATCGGCAGCGCCGGTTAAGGTTCAACCCTTCCGGAAAATCCCTGAGAATCCGGCACCGGTTAAAACCGCTACCCGAACGGTATCGGTTCAATCCAAGCCCGTTGTGACCCGGACTATCCCTCAGCCCAAGGTGGAAGCAAAGCCTGAACCACACTTGGAAGAGGCACCCCTGGAAATCAACCCCTTCCGATCACTCGATGAAATCGAGGAAGAAGCACCAGTTATCATTCGGATTTCGAATGAAGTTCCTGCTCAAGAAAAAACCGCTGATCCGGAAGAATCCCAGTTCCGTGCACCGGGTGAATTCGCACAGCCGTAA
- a CDS encoding DUF1559 domain-containing protein gives MSTNHSKRCGFTLIEILVTITIIGLLIALLIPAVLAVREAARKMQCSNNLHQLGIAVQSYHEAHSVLPFGVGLDYDGPVSSLGTLEDRRYSAHAMLLPYLDQSVVYNQLNFNVAPFDPFVNAANDDQQELARRFDEVINGPAAAARLEVFLCPSDLDRLQSRWGPNNYRTCNGSSWSGRDGNGMFGQISSVKLDDVKDGLTNTAMFSEHVKGSWDDTLIDPLSDLYNLQGVWTESQFSDACGRLTPQTAGAYQYDVESGQTWLAGNMNWTRYNHVRTPNRTNCKNGFTWDGVILNATSWHTGGVNVLMGDGSVRFVNENINDELWRALGTRAGGEATSGAGI, from the coding sequence TTGTCTACTAACCACTCAAAAAGGTGCGGATTCACCCTGATTGAAATTCTGGTGACAATCACCATTATCGGTCTGCTGATTGCACTGTTGATCCCCGCGGTTCTGGCCGTGCGTGAAGCTGCACGTAAAATGCAGTGCTCCAATAATCTGCATCAGCTGGGGATTGCCGTTCAGTCTTATCATGAAGCGCACTCGGTACTCCCGTTTGGGGTTGGCCTCGACTATGACGGCCCTGTCTCTTCACTGGGGACTCTCGAAGACCGTCGCTATTCCGCGCATGCCATGCTGCTGCCTTACCTGGATCAGTCAGTGGTTTATAACCAGCTCAATTTCAATGTGGCCCCATTCGATCCGTTTGTGAATGCGGCCAACGACGATCAGCAGGAACTGGCCCGTCGATTTGATGAGGTCATTAACGGCCCCGCTGCTGCGGCCCGACTGGAAGTCTTTCTCTGTCCCAGTGATCTGGATCGTCTGCAGAGTCGCTGGGGGCCCAATAATTATCGCACGTGCAACGGAAGTTCCTGGTCCGGGCGGGACGGGAATGGCATGTTCGGACAGATCAGCAGTGTGAAACTGGACGATGTCAAAGACGGGCTCACCAACACGGCGATGTTCAGCGAACATGTTAAAGGAAGCTGGGATGATACGCTCATCGATCCACTTTCCGACCTGTATAATCTGCAGGGAGTCTGGACCGAGAGCCAGTTCAGTGATGCCTGCGGCCGCCTGACTCCGCAGACCGCGGGGGCTTATCAGTACGATGTGGAGTCGGGACAGACCTGGCTGGCGGGGAATATGAACTGGACCCGCTATAACCATGTACGGACCCCCAATCGTACGAACTGCAAAAATGGTTTTACCTGGGACGGAGTGATCCTGAATGCGACCAGTTGGCACACAGGAGGGGTCAATGTATTGATGGGAGATGGGAGCGTGCGTTTCGTCAATGAAAATATCAATGATGAACTCTGGCGTGCCCTGGGAACCCGAGCCGGAGGCGAAGCGACCTCAGGGGCAGGCATATGA
- a CDS encoding alpha/beta hydrolase family protein — translation MMLQKDDQFSIERREALQNIGWALLSAGLLQAGSPAGSVFAAEQGPGFKDSRLGELKDLNGYFPFTPSESPEAWEERAEYVRRQIKVAAGVWPEPENTKINATVHGKVDRDEYTVEKVFFESSPGLYVTGNLYRPKGKQGPLPMVLSPHGHFQNGRFYDSGETRVKADIEAGAEKYEVGGRYPLQARCVELARMGCMVFHYDMLGYADGFCLSYDLIHRFAKQRPEMSSAKNWGLFSAQSELRLISALGLQTLNSIKALDWVCSLPEVDQSRIGITGASGGGTQTFILAAIDDRIKAAFPAVMVSTAMQGGCTCENATYLRIETGNVEFAALVAPRPLGMTAANDWTKEIETKGLPELKQHFKMMGAPEDVEGKYYSFPHNYNYVSRAMMYEFFNKHFKLGLESPIVEADFKPLTKEEMTVWSKEYPAPPGDEQSEVKILHTLARNNARQIEALTPHDQTSLAEYRRVVGGAIEVMIGRTLPAAEDLETETISEDQLTGYKQYHTLIKNQRFGEVTPALFCLPDQWNRKVVLWLTDAGKSGLLKADGKLVDPVQKLVDAGTAVAGIDVLYQGEFNQIQPAPNEMPVVKNPREFAGYTLGYNHPVFARQVHDILNALAYCKHHESQPQSIAVAGFGFSGVRAAAACAHSPELVKQLAVDPGGFRFAEITNIRDLRLWPGAEKYGDVPGLLSLCEPAALWLASSSAAVPKLVQSTYNSAGLLNKVELFQGKANSQNAAVDWLLKG, via the coding sequence ATGATGTTGCAGAAAGACGATCAGTTCTCAATCGAGCGCAGAGAAGCATTACAGAATATCGGCTGGGCTTTATTGTCAGCAGGATTGCTGCAGGCGGGGTCCCCGGCGGGAAGTGTGTTTGCGGCAGAGCAGGGCCCCGGTTTCAAAGACAGTCGGCTGGGAGAACTGAAAGATCTGAATGGTTATTTCCCCTTCACCCCGAGTGAATCTCCTGAAGCCTGGGAGGAGCGTGCTGAATATGTGCGGCGGCAGATTAAAGTCGCAGCCGGCGTCTGGCCTGAGCCTGAAAACACAAAGATTAACGCCACCGTACATGGCAAAGTGGATCGGGATGAATATACAGTCGAGAAGGTCTTTTTCGAAAGCTCCCCCGGTCTGTATGTGACGGGGAATCTGTATCGCCCCAAAGGCAAGCAGGGACCGCTGCCGATGGTGCTCTCGCCGCATGGTCATTTTCAGAACGGCCGGTTTTACGACAGTGGTGAAACACGGGTCAAAGCGGATATCGAAGCAGGAGCGGAGAAATACGAAGTTGGCGGTCGATATCCACTGCAGGCCCGCTGTGTGGAACTGGCACGTATGGGGTGCATGGTTTTCCATTATGACATGCTGGGCTACGCGGATGGGTTCTGCCTGAGCTACGATCTGATTCATCGTTTTGCGAAGCAGCGTCCGGAGATGTCGAGCGCTAAAAACTGGGGACTGTTCAGCGCGCAATCGGAACTGCGGCTGATCAGCGCACTGGGGCTGCAGACACTGAACTCCATCAAGGCCCTGGACTGGGTCTGTTCGTTGCCCGAAGTGGATCAATCCCGGATTGGAATTACCGGTGCCAGTGGCGGGGGGACGCAGACATTCATCCTGGCTGCGATCGATGACCGTATCAAGGCGGCTTTTCCGGCGGTGATGGTTTCGACTGCGATGCAGGGGGGCTGTACCTGCGAGAACGCGACCTATCTGCGGATCGAAACGGGGAATGTAGAGTTCGCCGCACTGGTGGCGCCACGGCCGCTGGGGATGACGGCAGCGAATGACTGGACCAAAGAAATTGAAACCAAGGGGCTGCCCGAACTAAAGCAGCATTTCAAAATGATGGGAGCACCGGAGGATGTTGAGGGGAAATATTATTCCTTCCCTCACAATTACAACTATGTCAGCCGGGCAATGATGTACGAGTTTTTCAACAAGCACTTCAAGCTGGGGCTGGAGTCACCGATTGTCGAGGCTGACTTTAAACCGCTGACGAAAGAGGAAATGACCGTCTGGAGTAAGGAGTATCCAGCGCCGCCGGGGGATGAGCAGTCTGAAGTTAAAATTCTACATACGCTGGCACGCAACAACGCCCGCCAGATCGAAGCACTGACACCCCACGATCAGACATCGCTGGCGGAATATCGTCGCGTGGTGGGTGGAGCGATTGAGGTGATGATTGGGCGTACGCTGCCTGCGGCTGAAGATCTGGAAACCGAAACCATTTCTGAAGATCAGCTGACAGGTTATAAGCAGTACCACACACTGATTAAGAATCAACGATTCGGTGAAGTGACGCCGGCGCTGTTCTGTCTGCCCGACCAATGGAATCGGAAAGTAGTACTCTGGCTGACCGATGCTGGAAAGTCCGGTTTACTCAAAGCAGATGGAAAACTGGTCGATCCTGTGCAGAAGCTGGTCGATGCAGGGACTGCTGTCGCCGGGATTGATGTTTTGTACCAGGGCGAATTCAATCAGATTCAACCTGCCCCTAACGAGATGCCTGTCGTCAAGAATCCACGGGAATTTGCCGGCTATACGCTGGGCTATAATCATCCAGTCTTTGCCAGACAGGTGCACGATATTCTGAATGCCCTGGCGTATTGTAAGCATCACGAGAGTCAGCCGCAGTCGATCGCTGTGGCAGGCTTTGGGTTTTCCGGAGTGAGAGCGGCTGCTGCCTGTGCGCATTCACCGGAACTGGTCAAACAACTGGCCGTGGATCCCGGTGGCTTCCGCTTTGCAGAGATTACGAACATTCGTGATCTGCGTCTCTGGCCTGGTGCCGAGAAATATGGTGATGTGCCGGGCCTGCTCTCGCTTTGTGAACCCGCCGCACTCTGGCTGGCCAGCAGCTCGGCCGCTGTCCCGAAACTGGTACAGTCTACTTATAATTCAGCAGGCTTGTTGAATAAGGTGGAACTCTTTCAGGGAAAAGCGAACTCCCAGAACGCGGCGGTCGACTGGCTGCTGAAAGGCTGA
- the lexA gene encoding transcriptional repressor LexA, translating into MAGTKANLTQRQQEIYDFLKDKIINRGYGPTVREIGANFGIRSPNGVMCHLKALEKKGLITRESHMSRAIQLCDHSQKRTRLPLAGQIAAGSPVLAVQDDEHIDFGPLFDPDDQFCLKVKGVSMIEDQIADGDYVIVHKQNTCKEGDIVVALVDGQEATLKRYYSEGDRIRLEPANSSMQPIYSKNVDILGVVTGVIRKY; encoded by the coding sequence ATGGCAGGCACCAAAGCAAACCTTACCCAACGACAGCAGGAGATCTACGATTTCCTGAAAGACAAAATTATCAATCGTGGCTACGGCCCCACCGTGCGTGAAATCGGAGCCAACTTTGGCATCCGCTCTCCCAATGGTGTGATGTGTCACCTCAAAGCCCTTGAGAAAAAAGGGTTGATCACCCGCGAGTCTCACATGTCTCGTGCGATTCAGCTCTGTGACCACTCCCAGAAGCGGACTCGTCTGCCTCTGGCTGGTCAAATCGCTGCCGGCAGTCCCGTACTCGCCGTACAGGATGATGAGCACATCGACTTCGGACCACTGTTCGACCCAGATGATCAGTTCTGCCTGAAAGTCAAAGGGGTCTCCATGATCGAAGATCAGATCGCTGACGGAGATTACGTCATCGTCCACAAACAGAACACCTGCAAAGAAGGTGACATTGTGGTTGCTCTGGTCGATGGTCAGGAAGCGACTCTGAAACGCTACTACTCAGAAGGCGACCGGATCCGTCTCGAACCTGCTAACTCCAGCATGCAGCCCATTTACTCCAAAAATGTGGACATCCTGGGAGTCGTTACCGGCGTCATCCGTAAATACTAA
- a CDS encoding type II and III secretion system protein family protein translates to MSINALWKRRTMLALACGVALTASPLAAQVPPAPPVPGKIKTNGFKSGAAKKNTPVASTKVKEKVHQLVDQIYESEVELSVQQRHSKILKMKMDVFRVAIADPTKIEVVAFGSQEVEVIGKETGTTTMTLWLGEEANPQILSVQVKVEGDNSIDDLRRMEYSEFQKMINEFFPNSKVQLIPFADKLIVRGQARDEQEAVQIITIIRARSGGSGAGGGANGAGGGSLFADGQAADPFPGGAVLPEATVIDMLKVPGEKQIMLKVRIAQLDRSAARTASTDLIVQAGEFGWSQIFTGVAQNLANGGSGLVTASLNSKHVDLFISALAQNGYAKILAEPNLVTISGRPANFISGGEFAVPTVVGVGGAQAATTTFKGFGTQLTFLPTVLDKDRIRLQVTPTFSQVNPALSVNGILGLDTQSVSTTVDLREGQVLAIAGLIQEQQRGDLNRVPFIGDIPLVGPLFSNKSVQRDETELIVLVSPELVHPLEPEDAPTILPGMEVTEPGDIDFYFMNNIEGKPDVHHRSTVWYMQKKRIHQQQKDYIHQTKSDKYYINGDYGFSE, encoded by the coding sequence ATGTCTATAAACGCCTTATGGAAAAGACGCACAATGCTGGCACTCGCCTGCGGTGTCGCTCTGACGGCTTCGCCCCTTGCTGCACAGGTCCCGCCAGCTCCTCCCGTTCCGGGAAAAATCAAAACAAATGGCTTCAAGTCTGGCGCAGCAAAGAAGAACACACCAGTCGCTAGCACCAAAGTCAAAGAAAAGGTGCATCAGCTCGTTGATCAGATCTACGAATCTGAAGTCGAGCTGAGTGTCCAGCAGCGGCATTCCAAAATTCTGAAAATGAAAATGGACGTCTTCCGCGTCGCGATCGCCGATCCGACCAAGATTGAAGTCGTCGCATTCGGGTCACAGGAAGTCGAAGTGATCGGTAAAGAAACCGGCACTACGACCATGACCCTCTGGCTGGGAGAAGAAGCCAATCCACAAATCCTGAGCGTTCAGGTGAAGGTGGAAGGCGACAACTCCATCGATGACCTGCGTCGGATGGAATACAGTGAATTCCAGAAGATGATCAATGAATTCTTTCCCAACAGCAAAGTTCAGCTGATTCCTTTTGCTGACAAGCTGATTGTGCGTGGCCAGGCTCGCGATGAGCAGGAAGCCGTGCAGATCATCACAATCATTCGTGCCCGTTCCGGCGGATCAGGAGCTGGCGGTGGTGCCAACGGTGCTGGAGGAGGTTCACTCTTCGCTGATGGTCAGGCTGCAGACCCCTTCCCAGGGGGAGCCGTGCTGCCGGAAGCCACTGTCATCGACATGCTGAAAGTTCCTGGTGAAAAACAGATCATGCTCAAAGTGCGAATCGCACAGCTGGACCGATCTGCTGCCCGGACTGCCAGCACCGACCTGATCGTTCAGGCGGGAGAATTCGGCTGGAGCCAGATCTTCACCGGTGTTGCTCAGAACCTGGCCAATGGCGGTTCCGGGCTGGTCACCGCATCACTCAACAGTAAACACGTCGACCTGTTCATCTCGGCTCTGGCCCAGAACGGATATGCCAAGATCCTGGCAGAACCAAACCTGGTGACAATCAGTGGCCGTCCTGCAAACTTCATCTCTGGTGGTGAGTTTGCTGTACCAACCGTTGTTGGTGTAGGTGGGGCTCAGGCAGCAACCACTACCTTCAAAGGCTTTGGTACCCAGTTGACCTTCCTGCCGACCGTACTCGATAAAGACCGGATTCGTCTCCAGGTAACTCCGACTTTCAGCCAGGTCAACCCTGCCCTGTCGGTCAACGGAATCCTGGGTCTGGATACTCAGTCTGTCAGCACGACCGTCGATCTGCGTGAAGGTCAGGTACTGGCAATCGCCGGTCTGATTCAGGAACAGCAGCGTGGTGACTTGAACCGTGTGCCCTTCATCGGAGACATTCCGCTGGTCGGACCGCTGTTCTCTAACAAATCAGTACAACGGGATGAAACCGAGCTGATCGTGCTCGTCAGTCCTGAACTGGTCCATCCGCTGGAACCGGAAGATGCTCCGACAATTCTGCCGGGCATGGAAGTCACTGAACCAGGTGACATCGACTTCTACTTCATGAACAACATTGAAGGCAAGCCGGATGTGCACCACAGAAGCACTGTCTGGTACATGCAGAAAAAACGGATTCACCAGCAACAGAAAGATTACATCCATCAGACAAAATCTGATAAGTACTACATCAACGGTGACTACGGTTTCTCTGAATAA
- a CDS encoding HEAT repeat domain-containing protein produces the protein MHSNTFRELRRFFGLVLFLTAGLPALLSAADPVALKYQWKQGQELAYRIEIEVDLEDSTEVLSGIEQYRVTEATDDSLMIRCNGSLNSTRKIKRDKGRRLIIPPAPRMPHSNPFAGLTGSMAGVMNPHEIVMNRFGEIETVKGSSLLPYLIGHLSQINLIPLSPAGKAEWSEQDKAKISVISSDRMILPFRGPNVEKTLEAKKSTEYVIEGEQGNLVTIKVQHSYRTIAMVEDGPEVELTGSGQIQFDKQQGAVKELKLNYKMVRRSESSTHRIPITITSHQLTAEELAQQQAAQAELRKKHEAEMQKREAAAKFEVPKNLDAELTGILQDLSTTNLLQRKAALKKLSQAKPTKKNPEVARILIGLLESKDITIVKDASEALVVWSTKENVPAMIKLLPEVNILGQENVMQAILQLQTDEGTEAVAGLLCDRSRAHQAGNQLIKYGSDAEDAVLEQLAPEDFLTTVNVMRVLKEIGTEKSLKKIDEVIRTTENKSFRFQAASTVRAIEARVK, from the coding sequence ATGCACTCAAATACATTCCGGGAGTTACGACGTTTCTTCGGTCTGGTTCTGTTCCTGACCGCAGGTTTGCCTGCGTTGTTGTCTGCTGCCGATCCGGTCGCTTTAAAGTATCAATGGAAGCAGGGGCAGGAACTGGCTTATCGGATTGAGATTGAAGTGGATCTGGAAGATTCCACAGAAGTGCTCAGCGGAATTGAGCAATATCGTGTGACAGAAGCGACAGACGACAGCCTGATGATCCGCTGCAATGGTAGCCTGAACTCGACGCGTAAAATCAAACGCGACAAGGGACGACGGTTGATCATCCCGCCTGCGCCGCGGATGCCTCATTCGAATCCCTTTGCGGGACTGACTGGCAGCATGGCCGGCGTGATGAATCCTCATGAGATCGTCATGAACCGGTTTGGGGAAATCGAGACGGTTAAAGGGTCATCACTGCTGCCGTATCTGATCGGGCATTTGTCTCAGATCAATCTGATCCCGCTTTCTCCCGCTGGTAAAGCGGAATGGTCTGAGCAGGACAAAGCGAAGATTTCCGTAATCTCATCGGACCGGATGATACTTCCATTCCGTGGGCCGAATGTTGAGAAAACGCTGGAAGCCAAAAAGTCGACCGAATATGTGATCGAGGGTGAGCAGGGGAATCTTGTGACGATCAAGGTTCAGCACAGCTATCGCACGATTGCAATGGTCGAAGACGGACCTGAGGTGGAACTGACGGGCTCGGGACAGATTCAGTTTGACAAACAGCAGGGCGCGGTCAAAGAGCTCAAATTAAATTATAAAATGGTGCGACGCAGCGAGTCGTCGACCCATCGGATCCCGATTACGATCACATCGCATCAGCTGACCGCGGAAGAGCTGGCACAACAGCAGGCTGCGCAGGCCGAGTTGCGCAAGAAGCATGAAGCTGAAATGCAAAAGCGGGAAGCGGCAGCGAAATTTGAGGTCCCGAAAAACCTGGATGCAGAGCTGACAGGGATTTTGCAGGATCTGTCGACGACGAATCTGCTGCAGCGTAAAGCGGCTCTGAAAAAACTGAGTCAGGCGAAACCGACGAAGAAAAATCCGGAAGTGGCCCGGATCCTGATTGGACTCCTGGAGAGTAAAGATATCACCATTGTTAAGGATGCATCTGAAGCTCTGGTGGTCTGGTCAACAAAAGAGAATGTACCCGCCATGATTAAACTGTTGCCAGAAGTTAATATTCTGGGACAGGAAAACGTAATGCAGGCCATTTTGCAACTTCAGACTGATGAGGGGACCGAGGCGGTTGCCGGGCTGTTGTGTGATCGGTCCAGAGCTCATCAGGCGGGGAATCAGCTGATTAAGTACGGCAGCGATGCAGAGGATGCGGTACTGGAACAGCTTGCCCCTGAAGATTTTCTGACAACGGTGAACGTGATGCGTGTGTTGAAAGAGATTGGCACAGAAAAGAGTCTCAAGAAAATCGACGAAGTAATACGCACCACGGAGAATAAAAGTTTCCGTTTTCAGGCTGCCTCGACGGTCAGGGCCATCGAGGCGCGCGTCAAGTAG
- a CDS encoding sigma-54-dependent transcriptional regulator, with amino-acid sequence MSNSVNKLRVLFVDDEAAIREVMRIELPRMGHDVTICEDGQSALTALDKITFDAAIVDLRMPGLSGWDVIDHINKVSPETEVIISTGHGSIDEAIQAIRRGAYDFLPKPCKLIDIATVLQKVADKRSLQNKNFALESRLKSVEGPCQIVGETPPMLRVKKLIEKIAPTDSTALILGETGTGKELVARRVHDLSARASMPFVPVNCGALPENLVESELFGHRKGAFTGADTPRKGLIEIANGGTLFLDELGELDKTMQVKLLRFLESGEVRRVGDSETFHVDVRIVCATNRDLQEMVGEGTFREDLYFRVNTFEINLPALRERKGDIPEISRVLLKRHLKKDSIPQDILAPETVEILQEYDWKGNVRELANALEHAVILWDGVQIQPADLPSNLTRNSSVPMSGSTSVNWTEGMEGKTLRDIEMEVIYHVLDKHDGDKPKCAAELGIALKTLYNKLNQYQTRAAG; translated from the coding sequence TTGAGTAATTCGGTTAATAAATTACGGGTCTTGTTTGTCGATGATGAAGCAGCCATTCGCGAGGTGATGCGCATCGAACTGCCCCGGATGGGACATGATGTTACCATCTGCGAGGACGGTCAGTCGGCATTGACGGCACTGGATAAAATCACATTTGACGCAGCGATTGTCGACTTGCGGATGCCTGGCTTAAGTGGCTGGGATGTGATTGATCATATCAATAAAGTCTCTCCTGAAACCGAAGTGATTATCAGCACCGGTCACGGGAGTATTGACGAAGCGATCCAGGCGATCCGCCGCGGCGCGTATGACTTCCTGCCTAAGCCCTGTAAGCTGATTGATATTGCGACCGTTCTGCAGAAAGTGGCTGACAAACGCTCGCTGCAGAACAAGAACTTCGCACTCGAGTCACGGTTGAAAAGTGTGGAAGGCCCGTGTCAGATCGTGGGCGAAACTCCACCGATGCTGCGAGTGAAAAAGCTGATCGAGAAGATTGCACCGACCGACTCGACCGCGTTGATTCTGGGTGAAACCGGGACCGGTAAAGAACTGGTGGCACGTCGTGTTCACGATTTGAGTGCCCGTGCCTCAATGCCGTTTGTGCCTGTGAACTGTGGTGCCCTGCCCGAAAACCTGGTAGAGAGCGAACTGTTCGGTCATCGTAAAGGTGCATTCACCGGTGCAGATACTCCCCGTAAAGGGTTGATTGAAATTGCAAACGGCGGAACCCTGTTCCTGGACGAACTGGGTGAGCTTGATAAAACCATGCAGGTCAAATTGCTGCGGTTTCTGGAGTCCGGCGAAGTCCGTCGTGTGGGTGACAGCGAGACCTTCCACGTTGATGTGCGAATCGTCTGTGCAACCAACCGGGATCTGCAGGAAATGGTCGGTGAGGGAACCTTCCGTGAAGACCTCTATTTCCGGGTGAATACGTTCGAGATCAATCTGCCTGCGTTGCGGGAGCGGAAAGGTGATATCCCGGAAATTTCCCGGGTACTGCTCAAGCGGCATCTGAAAAAAGATTCCATTCCCCAGGATATTCTGGCTCCTGAGACCGTCGAAATTCTTCAGGAATACGACTGGAAAGGGAACGTGCGGGAACTGGCAAATGCGTTGGAGCATGCCGTGATTCTGTGGGATGGCGTGCAGATCCAGCCTGCGGATCTGCCTTCCAATCTGACACGAAATTCTTCCGTTCCGATGTCGGGTTCTACCAGTGTGAACTGGACCGAAGGGATGGAAGGTAAGACATTACGTGATATCGAGATGGAAGTGATTTATCACGTTCTGGATAAGCACGATGGAGACAAACCCAAGTGTGCTGCCGAGTTGGGAATTGCCTTAAAGACACTGTATAACAAGCTGAATCAGTACCAGACCCGCGCTGCCGGCTGA